Proteins encoded in a region of the Anopheles ziemanni chromosome 2, idAnoZiCoDA_A2_x.2, whole genome shotgun sequence genome:
- the LOC131294792 gene encoding epsilon-sarcoglycan, protein MKSLLCVTVLYIVSSVRSEETIVVTDDVAVSELFSFRVEPRLFNWTYEGLSEQFQYRTSLANKPDLPAWVRYMYSTEYHSGFLYGTPPVKTSDSKVPIEIIALNRLTYETKRMVLLLSVHRKKPAKNSIQMKIDNLNWVHMMDPGRIENLKNIFRNDLWPESRPDLHVVFMDSAVKLGARLPLRPQQREGVVVHLGSNADFSDRMLDLHKEVKPLYKIPSCTYKRTSVQTTFENSGFKLDWCAFRLTATEDDITALPHHPVDNLKHGGGRKDVHGQHMMKWDAPHKSELPERNYSDEVAISFAIPGMIFALLLCGLTIILCFQHEKLQDDDSEYYFNYVFFICADFVRMQKSSKHEYSMAASNVQMVQYSPDDIQSTIKLKSIRDAPFDDNLSISPTDSFYREGSPHIGNMYMRPKPPPYKLTGNSKSPAPVQRNGGIEI, encoded by the exons ATGAAATCATTACTGTGTGTTACTGTTTTATACATAGTTTCATCAGTCCGAAGCGAAGAAACCATCGTCGTTACGGATGATGTGGCCGTGTCCGAGTTGTTCTCGTTTCGCGTAGAACCTCGCCTTTTCAACTGGACCTACGAAGGTCTTAGCGAACAGTTTCAATACAGGACGTCTCTAGCAAATAAACCAGATTTGCCCGCATGGGTCCGCTACATGTACAGCACGGAGTACCATTCCGGCTTTCTGTACGGCACACCACCGGTCAAAACCTCCGACTCCAAAGTGCCCATCGAAATAATTGCCCTCAATCGCCTGACGTACGAGACGAAGCGGATGGTGCTCCTTCTATCGGTGCATCGGAAGAAACCGGCCAAAAACTCGATCCAGATGAAGATAGACAACCTCAACTGGGTGCACATGATGGATCCGGGACGTATAGAAAACCTTAAAAACATCTTCCGCAACGACCTGTGGCCAGAGAGCCGCCCCGATTTACATGTCGTGTTTATGGATTCAGCCGTTAAGCTTGGCGCGAGACTTCCGCTTCGTCCTCAGCAACGCGAAGGGGTTGTCGTTCATCTCGGCAGCAATGCGGACTTCTCCGACAGGATGCTGGATCTCCACAAGGAAGTGAAACCGCTTTACAAAATACCTTCCTGCACCTACAAACGCACCTCCGTTCAGACGACCTTTGAGAATTCGGGATTCAAACTAGATTGGTGTGCCTTCCGCTTG ACGGCTACCGAGGACGATATTACCGCGTTGCCCCACCATCCTGTAGATAACTTGAAGCACGGCGGCGGCCGTAAGGATGTTCACGGACAGCACATGATGAAATGGGACGCGCCGCACAAGTCGGAACTCCCGGAACGTAACTACAGCGACGAGGTGGCCATATCCTTCGCTATTCCGGGCATGATTTTCGCCCTACTTCTCTGCGGACTGACCATCATTCTTTGCTTCCAGCACGAAAAACT CCAGGATGACGATTCTgagtattatttcaattatgttttcttcatttgtgCTGATTTCGTTAG GATGCAGAAAAGTTCCAAACACGAGTACAGCATGGCAGCGTCGAACGTCCAAATGGTGCAATACTCACCGGACGATATTCAATCGACCATCAAGCTGAAAAGCATCCGTGACGCACCGTTCGACGACAACCTTTCGATAAG CCCAACGGACAGTTTTTATCGGGAGGGAAGTCCCCACATCGGTAACATGTACATGCGGCCGAAGCCACCGCCCTACAAGCTGACCGGGAACAGCAAATCCCCGGCACCAGTTCAGCGCAATGGAGGAATTGAAATATGA
- the LOC131294793 gene encoding uncharacterized protein LOC131294793 produces the protein MDIESDGSERWEDFFGSSTDIGLGFLDTLANNFNEEARQLVESSSNHVSTSLSPPVITSPPAVPSNVLDASHPENATPVRSNKSGVGVGDGSREDTPVTSTLTQQPSASSAVTTSHPTDVQIPVRPVRKRSDRFLSLVSPNVRRMVCHTTDTNGSSPTGTHPPAGVGTCVSSNVQSGVPVTISSPTSSRKTKQPGASLALTPLGTQKKLPLSNAITKLSKQLINDQAHENGPESVSRHRSVGRSSRERLVGSRSTSETATNCATEDLSRKCSEENEAIDRVHSSREAIHNVSTFQRKIHLLMVGLEETEAGEGQWTTKVAPGSSGSTSEEKYPSQVSLNVTQPNSEGEESVEDPRGVEVTLRSGHAAMNHDALVENAFVKNCIDSSDHRKTVVEAINPHPNLGVATTKLSPANPERSPVTKAGSFLDNATHSTSTSTPSLDTANSSGSVYSSKMSLVPPSTPVLSSRPLSSSSICSFSSSSSSSGSEHLLMGGKSAPPSYQASVESLADPSESEQTVLGAFVADAGTIGVGMTMCERSVREIIDSESSYVKDLGQVIRGYLEDWKERACLKPDQLNVLFSNIQQIYDFNFKLLNRLREARGDPVAICDCFIDLHVEFSCYTKYCTSYPEAISLLTTLLQATHTNALLVSTQKMLKHTLPLGSYLLKPVQRILKYHLLLENLRKHCSDQQVALAHELMKKVAQNIDQMKKKLDQQRKVKELAGILDGWLGPDLSVLGDLLREGLLTEHGKPRIVLLFQSMLIIAKPKEDKRLQFRAYIPCKNLMLVEHLPGEPASFNVIPFDDPKGVLKLTARSREEKRQWTQQIKQAMLQHYADIPPRAMELVLQLGDEDQRFTDKPYWKRPTNNSPVPEYLERRQQFRRSEMRMKSKRSLMKKDAPTPTFRSYSSDLEPSVASEPTDTSTELLPHSCANPEECKCNTVKKQLQEEVKNRADTLAQRKQTPVLARSRSVVQEEEQERLKKSLYERRKLSAPLKKQLNVREESLEGINTYNSTMIPKRITDMRKRRPKTLTGSSTFYTDLNVEQGTEAEVDVSGEHCSSTEHPSIVEPLDDTSVDNVSLEASVCSSVTEGSQESEAVAPVENGRVSSGKHLKDADIITKLIMEKDQFNKILSKPLTKKKSFDSSSCVRPVMNPPEPPSTEPPCDEEPCVTATICVEARERSVSGGADDEEPIYESLLRNVHVPYKYAPSSVGRHSLPCVEKPKFNNCQMQVGPPPPPLSALPRKTRPESDYVTLAYSELGLLERIGGENDGGTVVRRLGSPQISSAHAKTPQLLRNSDTNISYHRENSTPTVGTRDVGKEPTNLRPTSPAHEDDASVMGPDESFANGSSKQAFLERQGSLNMKTTAAQKSILQRFISLHASAISSRMLGSEGNLLHGDAQPLQRKLSDPNGGYGAAGCGGGGGGSVGHIYKLGSMDLGSRIAQLDYADPKTLFAQPSSASSCSMQSMGSNGNNNVLINQESMKSHVYHPVSHDQRDSVLASSSSSDSFCEEMKPSLAGMDDENSFYERTVEECLEHDFRDSAVYSGDDNDRRADRCNTGGEEVDQRNVYETVASARVTGRNRFSGPPPPIPTKPAHLNRLKRFSAVGPAVASPKPSANNRGWVLQQVKRFQ, from the exons ATGGATATCGAATCCGACGGCTCGGAGCGCTGGGAAGATTTTTTCG GAAGCAGCACCGATATTGGATTGGGGTTTCTGGACACTTTGGCGAACAATTTCAATGAAGAAGCGAGGCAACTAGTCGAATCGTCCAGCAACCATGTGTCCACGTCCTTATCGCCGCCAGTGATCACCTCGCCCCCCGCCGTTCCAAGCAACGTGCTTGATGCTTCACATCCCGAAAATGCTACACCCGTCCGAAGCAACAAGTCAGGTGTCGGCGTTGGCGATGGTTCGCGTGAAGACACTCCCGTCACTTCCACGCTGACACAACAGCCTAGTGCAAGCAGTGCGGTCACCACATCACACCCCACCGACGTGCAAATCCCCGTAAGGCCAGTTCGGAAACGTTCGGATCGATTCCTTAGTCTCGTTTCACCCAACGTGAGGCGTATGGTGTGCCACACGACCGACACCAATGGCTCCAGTCCCACCGGTACCCATCCTCCGGCCGGTGTCGGTACGTGTGTGAGTTCCAATGTGCAATCCGGTGTGCCGGTGACAATCTCCAGCCCCACAAgtagtagaaaaacaaaacaaccgggAGCATCACTTGCGCTGACCCCGCTAGGGACTCAGAAGAAACTTCCCCTCTCCAATGCCATCACTAAACTGTCAAAGCAGCTGATCAACGATCAGGCGCATGAGAACGGCCCGGAAAGTGTCTCACGTCATCGATCAGTGGGGCGAAGCTCACGCGAACGGCTTGTTGGGAGTAGGTCCACCAGTGAAACGGCCACGAATTGTGCAACAGAGGATCTGTCTAGGAAATGCTCCGAAGAGAACGAAGCCATAGATCGAGTGCATTCGAGCAGAGAAGCAATACATAATGTGTCCACTTTTCAGAGGAAAATCCATCTGCTCATGGTGGGCCTAGAGGAGACTGAGGCCGGTGAAGGGCAATGGACTACCAAGGTAGCCCCTGGATCATCAGGATCCACCAGCGAAGAGAAGTATCCTAGTCAAGTATCGCTGAATGTGACTCAACCAAATTCGGAGGGTGAAGAGAGCGTAGAAGATCCCCGGGGTGTTGAAGTGACACTGCGAAGTGGGCACGCAGCAATGAATCACGACGCACTGGTGGAGAATGCGTTCGTGAAAAATTGTATTGATTCATCCGACCATCGCAAGACGGTCGTCGAAGCAATCAATCCACACCCGAACCTCGGAGTCGCGACGACGAAACTGTCCCCAGCGAATCCAGAACGTAGCCCAGTCACGAAAGCGGGCTCATTTCTGGACAATGCAACCCATTCGACGTCAACCTCAACGCCAAGCCTGGACACGGCCAATAGCAGCGGGTCGGTTTACTCCAGCAAAATGTCCTTGGTCCCGCCCAGCACACCGGTACTAAGCTCGCGGCCGCTATCTTCCTCCTCCATCTGCTCGTTCTCGTCCAGTTCAAGCTCTTCCGGCTCGGAGCATCTCCTGATGGGAGGGAAAAGCGCCCCACCGTCGTATCAGGCCAGTGTCGAAAGTTTGGCCGACCCGAGCGAATCTGAACAGACTGTATTAGGCGCTTTTGTGGCGGATGCCGGGACTATCGGTGTTGGAATGACCATGTGCGAGCGGTCTGTGCGTGAGATTATTGACTCTGAGAGCAGCTACGTCAAGGATCTTGGCCAGGTCATCAGAGG CTATCTGGAGGATTGGAAGGAACGGGCTTGCCTCAAGCCAGACCAACTGAACGTGCTGTTCAGCAACATTCAGCAGATTTATGATTTCAACTTCAAGCTTCTTAATCGGTTACGTGAAGCTCGAGGCGATCCGGTCGCAATATGCGATTGTTTCATCGATCTTCACGTAGAGTTTAGCTGCTACACCAAGTATTG CACCAGCTATCCGGAAGCAATTTCACTACTGACAACGCTACTTCAGGCAACGCACACAAACGCACTGCTAGTGTCGACGCAGAAAATGCTCAAGCACACGCTGCCGCTCGGTTCGTACCTGCTCAAACCCGTGCAGCGAATTTTAAAGTACCACTTGCTGCTGGAA AATCTACGGAAGCACTGCAGCGACCAACAGGTAGCCTTGGCACACGAATTGATGAAAAAGGTAGCCCAAAACATCGaccaaatgaagaaaaagctAGACCAGCAGCGGAAGGTGAAGGAACTGGCCGGCATCCTCGACGGTTGGCTCGGGCCGGATCTGTCCGTGTTGGGCGATTTGCTGCGCGAAGGTCTCCTCACGGAGCACGGCAAGCCCCGGATCGTACTGCTCTTCCAGTCGATGCTCATCATAGCAAAGCCAAAGGAAGATAAAAGGCTTCAATTTCGCGCGTATATTCCG TGCAAAAACCTCATGCTGGTAGAACATCTGCCGGGTGAGCCGGCCAGCTTTAACGTGATTCCATTCGACGATCCGAAGGGTGTGCTGAAGCTAACCGCTCGCAGCCGGGAAGAGAAGCGCCAGTGGACGCAGCAAATCAAGCAGGCCATGCTACAGCATTATGCCGATATTCCACCACGTGCCATGGAGCTGGTTCTGCAGTTGGGCGATGAAGATC AACGATTCACGGACAAGCCGTACTGGAAGCGTCCGACCAATAATTCTCCCGTGCCGGAGTACCTCGAACGGCGACAGCAGTTCCGACGCAGCGAAATGCGAATGAAATCGAAGAGAAGTCTGATGAAAAAAGATGCCCCAACACCCACGTTTCGGTCCTACTCGAGTGATCTGGAGCCTTCGGTTGCATCGGAACCGACCGACACGTCCACGGAACTCCTTCCTCATAGTTGCGCCAACCCGGAGGAATGTAAATGTAATACGGTGAAGAAACAACTGCAAGAGGAGGTTAAAAATCGGGCCGATACCCTAGCGCAACGCAAGCAGACACCTGTTCTCGCACGCAGCCGATCGGTGGTGCAAGAAGAGGAGCAGGAGCGGTTGAAGAAGTCACTGTATGAGCGCAGAAAACTGTCTGCCCCGTTGAAAAAGCAGCTCAACGTGAGGGAGGAGAGTTTGGAAGGAATCAACACGTACAACAGCACGATGATTCCCAAGCGCATCACCGACATGCGCAAGCGCCGACCGAAAACGCTAACCGGAAGTTCCACGTTCTACACCGACCTGAATGTGGAACAAGGGACCGAAGCCGAGGTGGACGTAAGCGGTGAGCATTGCTCCTCGACGGAACATCCATCGATTGTTGAGCCGCTGGATGACACGAGCGTGGATAACGTTTCACTGGAAGCGTCCGTATGCTCGTCAGTCACGGAAGGTTCACAGGAATCGGAAGCAGTAGCGCCGGTGGAGAACGGCAGGGTCTCGAGTGGCAAGCACCTGAAAGATGCAGATATCATTACCAAGCTTATAATGGAGAAGGATCAGTTTAACAAGATTTTGAGCAAACCCTTAACGAAGAaaaaatctttcgattcatcCAGCTGTGTGCGGCCAGTTATGAATCCACCGGAACCTCCCAGCACGGAGCCGCCGTGTGACGAGGAACCGTGTGTAACGGCGACCATATGCGTCGAGGCTCGGGAACGATCCGTTTCTGGTGGGGCGGACGATGAGGAACCGATCTACGAGTCCCTACTTCGCAACGTGCACGTCCCATACAAGTATGCGCCATCTTCCGTCGGACGTCATTCGTTGCCATGTGTCGAAAAGCCTAAATTCAACAACTGCCAGATGCAGGTGGGGCCTCCTCCACCTCCGCTTTCTGCCTTACCCAGAAAAACTCGCCCCGAGTCGGATTACGTCACATTGGCCTACTCCGAGTTAGGGCTGCTCGAGCGAATCGGAGGTGAGAATGATGGAGGAACTGTCGTCCGTCGCCTCGGCTCACCTCAAATATCTTCAGCCCATGCCAAAACACCGCAGCTACTGCGCAACAGCGACACGAACATAAGCTACCATCGCGAAAACAGTACCCCCACGGTCGGAACCCGGGATGTGGGAAAGGAACCGACGAACCTGCGTCCAACATCGCCAGCTCACGAAGACGATGCGTCGGTGATGGGGCCCGATGAATCGTTCGCCAAcggttcttccaagcaagcCTTCCTCGAACGGCAAGGAAGCTTGAACATGAAGACAACGGCGGCCCAGAAAAGCATTTTGCAACGTTTCATCTCCCTGCACGCCTCCGCCATATCGTCGCGGATGCTTGGCAGTGAAGGCAACCTTCTTCATGGCGATGCTCAACCGCTGCAGCGGAAACTATCCGACCCTAATGGAGGCTACGGAGCAGCGGGgtgtggcggtggtggtggtggatcgGTCGGGCACATCTACAAACTGGGCAGTATGGATTTGGGCTCTCGTATCGCTCAGCTGGACTATGCCGACCCAAAGACCCTGTTCGCCCAACCTTCGTCTGCGTCTTCCTGCTCGATGCAATCAATGGGTTCGAATGGGAACAATAATGTGCTCATCAACCAGGAGTCGATGAAGTCACACGTCTACCATCCGGTGTCACACGACCAGCGGGACTCGGTGCTGGCGTCGAGTTCCTCTAGTGATAGTTTCTGCGAGGAGATGAAACCTTCCCTGGCGGGGATGGACGATGAGAATAGCTTCTACGAGCGTACGGTGGAGGAGTGTCTCGAGCACGATTTCCGTGACTCCGCCGTATACAGTGGGGACGATAATGACCGCCGTGCGGATCGATGTAACACGGGCGGTGAAGAGGTGGATCAGCGGAATGTTTACGAGACGGTCGCATCAGCACGTGTCACTGGAAGGAATCGATTCTccgggccaccaccaccgatccCGACGAAACCGGCACACCTGAATCGATTGAAACGCTTCAGCGCCGTGGGCCCTGCCGTCGCTTCTCCCAAACCGTCAGCAAATAACCGTGGTTGGGTGTTGCAGCAAGTGAAACGTTTCCAGTGA